TTGGAATGCGAACTCTCGTCACTCTATTACGAACAAAAACTCGGAGTCTAATACGTCGATCAGTCGCCAATCTTTTTGTGTATTCACTAACAAGTAGCTTTCATGACGGGTTTGGATCCAGAGAAGCTCGAGACCGTGAAAGAACTACTTCTGGAACACCGCGGCCGAGACAATCCAATCTCCTCCAGAGAGATCAATGAGGTAATCGAAGTCGATAGTGTCGGCTCGTTTCCGAAAACGCGAAAATATGTCCGTCAGGTACTCTACGAAGAGGAGATTCCAGTTGCTTCCGGCAGCAACGGGTACTACGTGATCGAGGATCAAGACGAACTCGAAGAGGAAATCAGTAGCATTGACCGCCGAATCGGGATATTGCTGAACGGCGTGTTGCCGTTCGTCGAGCTGCGATCAACTGGAGTGACGAAATAGAAGGAATCAACGTCGACGATATCTAGCCTATATGTTTGAGACAACCGATATCGAGAAAAGATTACTCGACAGACTCCCCCATCGTATATCCCGAGCAAATTGGATCGAAGAAATGCGACCCGAGGTCAGAGCCCTGACTAGTGGGTCGCTAGTTGGCGTCGAAAACGCGGAAGGTGCGTTCATAGATGGGCACTACTTTGCATCGTTCTTGGCGGCAACAGCCACTATTGAGCAAATCCTTCGCGAGCAACTCCCGGACAGTTCCGACTACTATTACTTCTCTACAATCGTTACTGAAGCAGAGGAACAGGACCTTCTCGGCTCGGAGGCTGCTGCTCGGTTTTCAGATCTCCACGAGCTTCGAAACGCCCACGTCCACTATCGCGGTGAGAAAGGGCCGAGTGACCCCGCAGAGAGTATGCTCGAGCGCTCGACGGGAGCTAACGAACGCCCCAAGCGGATTGTGAAGGAGGATGCAGAACTTGCCCTCCAGTGCCTCTACGAAGTTCTAGAGATCGCCAAAAAGGACATTCCTGATGGAGCACTGCCTGGTGAGAAGTGACGGCTGGTACCCACAGAGAAGGTCTGTGTGGGGATTGGGGAGGTTATCCGGCGCTGTACTCGAGTCCAGCGGGCGGCTTCACGACGATCTCGGTTTGGGGTTCGTCTTCGGCCTCCTGGATCACGTGCTCGACGGACTCCTTGTTCGCGGGGAGATCGCGCTCGCGTTCGGCGACCATGAATACGAACGAGCGGCGGAGGTACGGCACCTTCTTTCGGTACTTGCGCAGTTGGGAGAGCAAGCGTTCGCGGCTGTTGTAGTTGCCCGCGAGTTTGACCTCGGTGAGGTAGTTGCGATCGTCGTGGGCGTGGCTGACGAGCAGGTCGATACTACTGCGGCCGAACGTGGCTTCTTGCGTGATCTCGTACGGGAGGTCCGCGAGTTCGTACTGGAGCGCCTGGTAGCATTCTGAGCTGATCCAGCGTTCCCTGACGGCGCGGCCGTCCCTGTAGCCGGCACAGGGAGAGATCGTGAGGTCTTCTAAAGTGTGGCGAATGCAGGTCGTCGCTCGTTCGGGCCCGTTGGATTCGAACTCGTCGCGGAGGAACTCGACGAGGTCCTCGTAGGTGAGCTCGCCGTCATCGATCGAGCGTTTCAGTGAGTTGCGGAGGCGGTCGACGAAGGCGGTTTTGTTGCCGTCGTACTCGGTGACCTGTGGGCAGTGGGTGCGGCGCAGAGAGCGGAGTTCGGCGACCGTCAGTGTCCGGAGGATCTGTTTGAGTGGGCCCGCTCGAGGCATCTTGGTTGTGGGTGGTTGTGGTTGGAAAAAGTAGGTGTCGGAATGGGGTGGGCAGGACTGTCTTGAGATGGGTCGAAGTATATTTTCAGAAGAAAAACAGAGAAATGGCTCTGGTCTATTCTTCAATTCCAGAAAGCCTGACTAAACTGAGGGTCGACATAGTGATCTCAATCCGGCGATCGGTTTCAATCCCACAAGGGTTCGTCTGAAACCGCGTTCACGCCCTGAAGGTCCCGAATCGGGTCTTCGCTTCAATCCCACAAGGGTTCGTCTGAAACCGAGCAACTGCAACTCGAGTACCGCGACGCCGAGCTTCAATCCCACAAGGGTTCGTCTGAAACTCTGGTCGTCTTGGCTAATCGGAACGTCGCCCTTCTTGGCTTCAATCCCACAAGGGTTCGTCTGAAACAATTACTCACGAAAACGAGGTTCCAGGGGGCCGAGCTTCAATCCCACAAGGGTTCGTCTGAAACGCGGAGGTTCCGCTGGAGTGGACGTCGATCGAGGTACTTCAATCCCACAAGGGTTCGTCTGAAACAGGTCTCGGGGAGTTCCTCGAGCGGGGCCTCGTCAGGGCTTCAATCCCACAAGGGTTCGTCTGAAACGATCAGGATCCAGCCGCCGTCGCTTCGCGGCTCGCTTCAATCCCACAAGGGTTCGTCTGAAACCCTGCTCGGGGGCTCCGGAGTCGTAGAGGTAAAGGTCGCTTCAATCCCACAAGGGTTCGTCTGAAACGCCGTTCTCCATCCGCCGTGTACGGCGTACTCGAGCTTCAATCCCACAAGGGTTCGTCTGAAACGCGCGCTGTTGGTCGCCCAGTACATCGGCGTCGAACTGCTTCAATCCCACAAGGGTTCGTCTGAAACTGCTCCGACTCTCCCGGCCCGTCGCCGTCGTCGACGCTTCAATCCCACAAGGGTTCGTCTGAAACGAGCACGCCCCGACGGGTGCCGGGGGACTTGCGCGCTTCAATCCCACAAGGGTTCGTCTGAAACGCAGGCGTCGAGGGTGGCGAGGCCGTGCGCGGGCTCGCTTCAATCCCACAAGGGTTCGTCTGAAACACGCGGATCTATCTGCGAGTGTTCATCGTCGTCGATGCTTCAATCCCACAAGGGTTCGTCTGAAACAAAACGTTCAATCCGACTTACCCCGGCGGAGACGTGCTTCAATCCCACAAGGGTTCGTCTGAAACCGCCCCTGGTGTCGACCGCGCAGTGGGAGAGAACGCTTCAATCCCACAAGGGTTCGTCTGAAACAACGACAATCTGGCGCATCCAGTACGCTACTTCCGAGCTTCAATCCCACAAGGGTTCGTCTGAAACGTTCATGGAGTCGAACGCGCACTACGACCGGCGTGCGCTTCAATCCCACAAGGGTTCGTCTGAAACGCACGGCCAACTGAGCGCACGCATCGTCGAAGAGGGGCTTCAATCCCACAAGGGTTCGTCTGAAACCCGCCCCCGAAATCAGGACGTGCGCGCCGTCTTCGAGGCTTCAATCCCACAAGGGTTCGTCTGAAACACAGGCACATGAGCACGAGACAAGGATCGGCGTCGCTTCAATCCCACAAGGGTTCGTCTGAAACAGGCCGTCGCCGTCATCCATCCGACGCACAACGAGCTTCAATCCCACAAGGGTTCGTCTGAAACTCCCGACGACGAGGAGGTGACCGCCTAATGGCGAGCTTCAATCCCACAAGGGTTCGTCTGAAACCCACCGACATTCTGGTGGACGAGCGAATAATACGGGCGATTTCACAAAGTCATTTCCATCGACCCTCAATTCCCCTTCTACCCCCAGGGGGTCGATGGAATTTGCATGTACTACAAGCTAATTTCCATCAGGTGAACCGACTGCCTGGTTCTTGACTCGCACCGAACGTGGTAAAATCAAAAGCAGCAGGGCTCGTTGACTCAAAAACAACCACTGAATCTTCCGGTACTAGTTTCTCTTCAATTTCATTTTTCATTGATGTGACCTGTCCTTCCGTAAGTTCTCCAAAGAATACCGACTGCTGAACATGCTCCAACCTTCGCCGCAATAATTTTCGAAAGATATGAGTTCGGTCGCTAGAGACATCATAGACAACTATTACGTGCATTTCACCACCACCGTTCAGTTGCGTGGTAAGGTTCATCCGTTAATACATGCTTTTTCAGACTGTAAACATCAGTCTGGACCAGCGTTTTGAAACTTACCTTTCTATTCAAACGAGGGTGATCAATAGTCTTATCAAGAGTTTCCTCAAACTCTTCAAGGACGGTCATTCGTCCCTTTTCATCTAACAGACAGCCCTCGAGTTCTTCTTCAAAGTCATCAATAGACAATTGTTTTCGATTGACTAACCGG
This genomic window from Halobiforma lacisalsi AJ5 contains:
- the cas2 gene encoding CRISPR-associated endonuclease Cas2, with translation MNLTTQLNGGGEMHVIVVYDVSSDRTHIFRKLLRRRLEHVQQSVFFGELTEGQVTSMKNEIEEKLVPEDSVVVFESTSPAAFDFTTFGASQEPGSRFT